The Chryseobacterium suipulveris genome window below encodes:
- a CDS encoding TonB-dependent receptor, giving the protein MTVFFARIILIISLFFAALFSSQTGSININVFDDFSKKPLPATVKISSSGETFSANGNVLLKDLPAGNYSFQINSEGFETGTLNDINVVPNQNLTFSMGLMKSNSRETDIETVVIKGKTYKTTAESPVSLRNITSEEVQKNAGSNRDISKAILSLPGVGTTATFRNDLFIRGGSSAENKFYIDGIEVPVINHFQTQGASGGPKGILTIDFIKDVDFYSGAFPAKRNGTLSSLFEFNLKQARKDKIGYKAVIGFDDIQLMADGPLSKDQSWSGLFSARKSNLQFLFKAMGVPFLPSYSDATVKVSKKFKSGDELYFIGLGALDNFKFNTKANETLYNLTLIERLPVSPQWNYTMGAGYRHLTENGNWLFTWSRNMLDNKATKYYRNIEVSDNLLLDYHSKEAENKIRIDRNFRLGDFQLSSGTNVNFANYFNRSNLRIITQNGPALDNYLSEMNLSQYGFYLQSATKLLDNKVEISGGFRIDGSDYSDLTSNPLEQFSPRISMKFRFANQFAFNLNGGIYYMLPSYTALGFLQNGDFINKNSLKYIRNSQVVGGLEFNGNNNLRITGETYYKKYKNYPFSLRNGISLANLGGDFGVVGAEPLDSRGFGETYGFEILAQKRTVNDFYGIASYTFGQSKFSDFNGDLKPSSWDSRHIFSLTAGKYFKRNWNVGVRFRLQSGLPETPYDLQRSQLVNIWNIANSPVSDYALLNSQRGNLVHQLDIRAEKKWIFNKWQMTFYVDVVNAYGSQKPSALPVIALERDANGNGIIVNPSAPQNEQIYQLNYGEADRSTPLPYFGFIFEF; this is encoded by the coding sequence ATGACTGTATTTTTTGCCAGAATTATCTTAATTATATCGCTTTTTTTTGCTGCCCTTTTTTCATCGCAAACAGGAAGCATCAACATCAACGTTTTTGATGATTTTTCCAAAAAACCTTTACCGGCAACCGTCAAGATCAGTTCGAGCGGAGAGACTTTTTCAGCGAACGGAAATGTTTTGCTCAAAGATTTACCCGCAGGAAATTACAGTTTCCAGATCAATTCAGAGGGTTTTGAAACGGGAACACTCAACGATATTAATGTGGTTCCGAATCAGAATCTTACTTTTTCAATGGGTTTAATGAAAAGCAATTCGCGAGAAACAGATATCGAAACCGTGGTTATTAAAGGAAAAACCTATAAAACCACCGCTGAAAGTCCAGTTTCTCTGAGAAATATTACGAGTGAGGAAGTTCAGAAAAATGCCGGCTCCAACCGGGATATTTCGAAGGCGATCCTTTCGCTTCCGGGAGTTGGGACGACGGCGACTTTCCGAAACGACCTTTTTATCCGCGGCGGAAGTTCGGCAGAAAACAAATTTTATATCGACGGAATCGAGGTTCCCGTGATCAATCATTTTCAAACGCAGGGAGCGAGTGGCGGACCGAAAGGAATTCTGACCATTGATTTTATTAAAGATGTCGATTTCTACAGTGGTGCTTTTCCAGCAAAAAGAAATGGTACGCTTTCGTCCTTGTTTGAGTTCAATTTGAAGCAGGCGCGAAAAGATAAAATCGGCTATAAAGCGGTGATCGGTTTTGATGATATTCAGTTGATGGCGGATGGTCCGCTTTCCAAAGACCAAAGCTGGTCAGGACTTTTCAGCGCGAGAAAATCGAATCTTCAGTTCCTGTTCAAAGCGATGGGAGTGCCGTTTTTGCCTTCGTACTCGGATGCGACGGTGAAGGTTTCCAAGAAGTTCAAGTCGGGTGACGAGCTGTATTTTATAGGTTTGGGAGCACTCGACAATTTTAAATTCAACACGAAAGCCAACGAAACGCTCTACAATTTAACACTGATTGAGCGACTTCCCGTTTCGCCACAGTGGAATTATACGATGGGTGCAGGTTACCGCCATCTCACCGAAAACGGAAACTGGCTCTTCACCTGGAGCAGAAATATGCTCGACAATAAAGCCACGAAATATTACCGAAATATCGAAGTTTCCGATAATTTATTGCTGGATTACCACTCGAAAGAGGCAGAAAACAAAATCCGGATCGACCGAAATTTCCGGTTGGGAGATTTTCAGCTTTCATCAGGTACCAATGTGAATTTTGCCAATTATTTCAACCGTTCCAATCTGAGGATCATTACCCAAAACGGCCCCGCTCTCGACAATTATCTTTCGGAAATGAACCTTTCGCAGTACGGTTTTTACCTTCAAAGCGCTACAAAATTATTGGATAATAAAGTGGAAATTTCCGGCGGATTCCGAATTGATGGAAGCGATTATTCAGATTTAACTTCCAATCCGTTGGAGCAGTTTTCTCCGAGAATTTCGATGAAATTCAGATTTGCCAACCAATTTGCCTTCAACCTGAATGGCGGTATTTATTATATGCTGCCTTCTTATACGGCTTTAGGATTTCTTCAGAATGGCGACTTCATCAACAAAAATTCTCTGAAATATATCAGAAATTCGCAGGTTGTGGGCGGTTTGGAATTTAACGGAAACAATAATTTAAGAATCACTGGCGAAACCTATTACAAGAAATATAAAAACTATCCGTTTTCGCTGCGCAACGGAATTTCTTTAGCGAATTTGGGAGGCGATTTTGGAGTGGTAGGAGCTGAACCTTTGGACAGCAGAGGTTTCGGTGAAACTTATGGTTTCGAAATTCTGGCTCAAAAAAGAACCGTAAACGATTTCTACGGAATTGCTTCCTACACTTTCGGGCAATCGAAATTTAGTGATTTCAATGGCGATTTAAAACCTTCAAGTTGGGACAGCCGGCATATTTTTTCATTAACTGCAGGTAAATATTTCAAACGAAACTGGAATGTCGGAGTGCGTTTCCGTTTGCAGAGCGGACTTCCGGAAACGCCGTATGATTTGCAAAGAAGCCAGTTGGTGAATATCTGGAACATCGCCAATTCGCCGGTTTCCGATTATGCTTTACTGAATTCACAACGCGGAAATCTGGTGCATCAACTCGATATCAGAGCCGAGAAAAAATGGATTTTCAACAAATGGCAAATGACGTTTTATGTAGATGTCGTGAATGCTTATGGTTCGCAAAAACCAAGCGCGCTTCCTGTCATCGCTTTGGAACGTGATGCCAACGGAAACGGAATTATCGTGAATCCATCAGCACCGCAAAACGAGCAAATCTACCAGCTGAATTACGGTGAAGCCGACCGTTCAACGCCGCTTCCTTATTTCGGATTTATTTTTGAGTTTTAG
- a CDS encoding DUF420 domain-containing protein: protein MNTTVIIMTAVLILTLASPVFAVYAVKFAKNKDFETHKKCQTWIFGISVLGVIVLEGLIRVSGGSGSLSGMSPHAGTSLFKTILIAHIIGAVLTYILWTYLIIVSNKKFSKTLPGNFSATHRTLGKAVLIGLIYTAVSALIVYLMTLGLV, encoded by the coding sequence ATGAACACAACCGTAATCATTATGACTGCTGTGCTCATTCTCACACTTGCATCGCCTGTTTTTGCGGTTTACGCCGTGAAATTTGCAAAAAATAAAGATTTTGAAACCCACAAAAAATGTCAAACCTGGATTTTCGGAATTTCGGTTCTTGGCGTTATTGTTTTGGAAGGATTAATCAGGGTTTCGGGCGGTTCGGGAAGCCTGTCGGGAATGAGCCCTCACGCGGGAACTTCGCTTTTTAAAACAATCCTGATTGCACACATCATCGGTGCCGTTCTTACTTATATTTTGTGGACGTATCTCATCATCGTCTCAAATAAAAAGTTCTCTAAAACACTTCCCGGAAATTTTTCAGCAACGCACAGAACATTGGGGAAAGCCGTCCTGATCGGACTGATTTATACTGCTGTTTCTGCGCTGATCGTATATCTGATGACGCTCGGTTTGGTTTAA
- a CDS encoding sensor histidine kinase, translated as MNFIEDRLNLAELIHKSLKPNEPYVPKSRGVLIPLYLFMLSALMYFIGLASRIIIKKNIEEKKNIILQEQKSRAELDTLKAQINPHFFFNTLNTIYSLTFFDIEKSQDALLKLSKMMRYVMNEDGLEKVKLTDEISFVKNYLDLMQQRLPENVTLETQIPEDCSDAEIAPMILLTFVENCFKHGISSEKSCYIFIKIKCENGTLLLETENDITENLNHKKTSGIGIENTVKRLNILYPKKFDYFSEINYNRYHSSLKIDLK; from the coding sequence ATGAATTTTATTGAAGACCGGCTGAATTTGGCGGAACTCATTCACAAATCGCTGAAACCGAACGAACCTTATGTTCCGAAAAGCCGTGGAGTACTGATACCGCTCTATCTTTTTATGCTGTCGGCACTGATGTATTTTATCGGATTGGCATCTCGAATCATCATCAAAAAAAATATTGAAGAAAAGAAAAACATCATTCTGCAGGAACAGAAATCACGGGCAGAACTCGACACACTGAAAGCGCAGATAAATCCACATTTTTTCTTCAACACCCTGAATACCATTTATTCCCTCACCTTTTTTGATATAGAAAAATCGCAAGACGCACTGCTGAAACTCTCAAAAATGATGCGATACGTGATGAATGAAGACGGACTGGAGAAGGTAAAACTGACTGATGAAATTTCATTTGTTAAAAATTATCTGGATCTGATGCAGCAGCGCCTGCCGGAAAATGTTACACTGGAAACTCAGATTCCTGAAGACTGCTCCGATGCTGAAATTGCACCGATGATTTTGCTTACTTTCGTTGAAAACTGCTTCAAACATGGCATTTCGTCGGAAAAGTCCTGTTATATTTTTATTAAAATAAAATGTGAAAACGGAACGTTGCTGCTGGAGACAGAAAACGACATCACCGAAAATCTGAACCATAAAAAAACCAGCGGAATCGGAATTGAAAATACCGTGAAACGTCTGAACATCCTTTATCCGAAAAAGTTTGACTATTTTTCCGAAATTAATTACAACCGCTACCACAGCTCACTGAAAATTGATTTGAAATGA
- a CDS encoding LytR/AlgR family response regulator transcription factor, protein MKLTCILIDDEPPALKLLQEFASRIDFLEVKGAFSSAESALKFLSENETDCIFSDIEMPGLNGVEFTKIVNNFVKTPEIIFVTAYGKYALNGFKVEATDFLLKPYSFEELKTAAEKAMKNTELKRLANTETSENQHFFLKVDARQIRFEPSKILFAESMKDYVKIYTEDRDIPYIPLITLKKFREVLPENFIQINRSQIINSDKISSFGKNTLSIGDRNFSVTGKFRDEFEKRKENLI, encoded by the coding sequence ATGAAACTCACCTGCATCTTAATCGACGATGAGCCGCCCGCACTGAAACTGCTGCAGGAATTTGCGTCCAGAATTGATTTTCTGGAAGTAAAAGGTGCGTTTTCAAGCGCCGAATCGGCCCTGAAATTTCTTTCTGAGAATGAAACCGACTGTATTTTTTCAGACATCGAAATGCCCGGACTCAATGGAGTGGAGTTCACCAAAATCGTGAATAATTTTGTCAAAACACCGGAAATCATTTTCGTGACGGCTTATGGAAAATATGCGCTGAACGGCTTTAAAGTGGAAGCCACCGATTTTCTGCTGAAACCCTACAGTTTTGAAGAACTGAAAACCGCCGCCGAAAAAGCCATGAAAAACACCGAACTGAAAAGACTGGCGAATACGGAAACCAGCGAAAACCAGCATTTTTTTCTGAAAGTGGATGCAAGGCAAATCCGTTTTGAGCCATCCAAAATTCTGTTTGCCGAAAGTATGAAGGATTATGTGAAAATTTACACCGAAGACCGCGATATTCCCTATATTCCGCTGATTACGCTGAAAAAATTCCGGGAAGTGCTGCCGGAAAATTTTATTCAGATTAACCGTTCACAGATTATTAACTCCGACAAAATTTCTTCATTTGGCAAAAATACGCTCTCGATTGGCGACCGCAACTTCAGCGTAACCGGAAAATTCCGTGACGAATTTGAAAAACGGAAAGAAAACTTAATTTAA
- a CDS encoding nitroreductase family protein yields MTFDEILQYRRSVRHYDESKNIDPEIVKHCIELATLAPNSSNMQLWEFYHITDAATLKKLSHACLDQQTATTAKQMVVFVTRQDLFRKRAKKMLQLETENVLKNSPSEKQAKRIKRWEQYYKTVMPFLYAKFFGILGLFRKIVMYGVGIFRPITYEVSENDTRVVVHKTCALAAQTFMLAMANEGYDTCPMEGFDSIRAKRILNLPFGAEINVIVSCGIRKEGGVWGDRMRVPFDEVYRRI; encoded by the coding sequence ATGACTTTCGACGAAATTCTCCAATACCGCCGTTCTGTACGCCATTACGACGAATCTAAAAATATCGATCCCGAAATTGTGAAACACTGCATCGAATTGGCGACACTCGCTCCCAATTCGTCCAATATGCAGTTGTGGGAATTTTATCACATCACCGACGCTGCAACTTTGAAAAAGCTTTCTCACGCCTGTCTCGACCAACAAACAGCAACCACCGCAAAACAAATGGTAGTCTTTGTTACACGACAGGATTTGTTCAGAAAAAGAGCAAAAAAAATGCTCCAACTCGAGACAGAAAATGTTTTGAAAAATTCGCCTTCCGAAAAGCAGGCAAAACGCATCAAACGCTGGGAACAATATTATAAAACCGTGATGCCCTTTCTGTACGCCAAATTTTTCGGAATCCTTGGACTTTTCAGAAAAATAGTGATGTATGGAGTGGGGATTTTCCGCCCGATAACCTACGAAGTTTCGGAAAATGATACCAGAGTCGTGGTACACAAAACCTGCGCGTTGGCTGCTCAAACCTTTATGTTGGCAATGGCAAACGAAGGTTACGACACCTGTCCGATGGAAGGTTTCGACAGCATCCGTGCAAAACGAATCCTCAATTTACCATTCGGTGCTGAAATCAATGTGATTGTGTCCTGCGGAATTCGCAAAGAGGGCGGAGTTTGGGGCGACAGAATGAGGGTGCCGTTTGATGAGGTTTACAGGAGAATTTAA
- a CDS encoding SRPBCC family protein, with amino-acid sequence MKKLQFTIQINAPREKVWEALWNDQNYREWTSVFHEGSYYESDLQEGSEILFLSPGENGMFGVVEKMIPFEKMYFKHKGEVHSGEKQQATYGNEAIEQYDLTETDGKTELTATMNAPEEYIPFFAEVFPKALEKVKEIAEK; translated from the coding sequence ATGAAAAAACTCCAATTTACCATACAAATCAACGCTCCAAGAGAAAAAGTTTGGGAAGCGCTTTGGAATGATCAAAACTACAGAGAATGGACTTCCGTTTTCCACGAAGGTTCGTATTACGAATCGGATCTGCAGGAAGGAAGCGAAATCCTGTTTCTTTCTCCCGGCGAAAACGGAATGTTTGGCGTTGTAGAAAAAATGATTCCTTTTGAAAAAATGTATTTCAAACACAAAGGAGAAGTGCACAGTGGCGAAAAACAACAAGCAACCTATGGAAATGAAGCCATTGAACAATATGATTTGACGGAAACCGACGGCAAAACCGAACTCACCGCAACCATGAATGCTCCGGAAGAATATATCCCATTTTTTGCAGAAGTGTTCCCGAAAGCGTTGGAAAAAGTGAAAGAAATTGCAGAAAAATAA
- a CDS encoding DUF2200 domain-containing protein, producing the protein MEKNYDRVFKMSFASVYPHYVKKVESKGRTVAELHEVISWLTGYSDKEIQKIIDEKIDFETFFNNAKLNENALKITGVICGYRVEEIENPLMQKIRYLDKLIDELAKGKAMEKILRK; encoded by the coding sequence ATGGAAAAAAATTACGACCGCGTTTTCAAAATGTCCTTCGCAAGTGTGTACCCCCATTATGTGAAAAAAGTGGAATCCAAAGGAAGGACTGTTGCCGAACTTCACGAAGTTATTTCATGGTTGACTGGCTATTCCGATAAAGAAATCCAGAAAATAATTGATGAAAAAATCGATTTCGAAACTTTCTTTAATAATGCGAAACTCAATGAAAACGCTTTAAAAATCACCGGCGTCATCTGTGGTTACCGAGTTGAAGAAATTGAAAATCCATTAATGCAGAAAATCCGATATTTAGATAAACTGATTGACGAATTGGCGAAAGGGAAGGCAATGGAAAAAATCTTGAGAAAATGA
- a CDS encoding T9SS type B sorting domain-containing protein has translation MFSKKHIILLLTIVYKLCTAQTFSGAGGIIAKNDYTVFDIPVNGIGNLDSNHGLEKICINLNFPHDENLKIVLRSPFGSMITLSENNGGQGSDYIGTCFDGVSTNTIILGQAPFTGNFLPEKSLGNLNNNKSGDGNWSLIIWNNSASLSGNLIDWTLTFGDNPVVTPPDPPYPDCTYSIPTTCADEAFCDYGKSFCGVYDNTVRNGKKGYVKFKASGKNASFRVWIKNAGADRDLGGYLPIELYVSIYRSDCISAGSQPLETYTLPYNLNSIPDTNYYDIKINDILEECQLYTIKLEGINNRCYFEYAITQTSGINTKEIVVDPPSAKICAGDSVDLSVTQGCGPFVWSPSTGLNTTSGAHVVASPTVTTLYKVSSTGVCSKTKDVLVEVVPKPIANAGADQTKCSNIFQMNASVPASGENGFWQIISGNVSPNVSSDPKQIFVLSSQTATLRWTVSNGICTVSDDVKLVNTLPSNINLSFSYESPVCIKKYNFLSPQLPANFSAGGTFSSTSGLVVNPLTGVINLTQSSPGNYIVKYNKYVNPTCGIVDYGAFVEIKHYTNPILNFNFPTTICNDVISVLPTLPTGFQLGGTFSSSSSNLSIDATTGMIDVANSQNGVYTITYHYPGSLVDCIAPNTYSQQVAIWSKPQYFQNLDVFSCNISGTGIGSFDLLSTKASLTTETNATVTFFETLQDAEMNQNPITNTSSYPNEVPDHDIIFARISVPNKCTVYATLDLYVRENVYSDTLGEGPYYVCGGTILELDAGEGFYSYEWSPTNETTQKIKVNTPGEYCVKLTSTEGCSFVQCVLVKEANLLEFEVEITSNHLVVHVTSGNAPFEYSLDGITWQNENQFPYSKGDTITIFVREKSKQGCVASKTIHIPFIPNAITPNGDGINDFWDLSTLSFYSGTIKVKLFDQYGTLVKELTINDGKNLANIEIKLPTGSYWYLIEIPNFALLKGWLLVKNR, from the coding sequence ATGTTTAGCAAAAAACACATCATCCTATTATTAACGATTGTTTATAAATTATGCACGGCACAGACATTCAGTGGTGCAGGAGGAATTATTGCTAAAAATGACTATACTGTTTTTGATATTCCTGTTAATGGAATCGGTAATTTAGACTCCAATCATGGCTTAGAAAAGATTTGCATTAACTTAAATTTTCCTCATGATGAGAATTTAAAAATAGTTTTACGTTCACCTTTCGGTTCAATGATCACTCTAAGTGAAAATAATGGTGGACAAGGTTCAGACTATATAGGAACATGTTTCGATGGAGTATCAACAAACACAATTATTTTAGGACAAGCTCCTTTTACTGGCAATTTCTTACCGGAAAAATCATTAGGAAATTTAAATAATAATAAATCTGGAGATGGAAACTGGTCCCTCATAATTTGGAATAATTCAGCATCATTATCGGGAAATTTGATTGATTGGACTCTAACATTTGGAGACAATCCTGTAGTCACACCTCCCGATCCGCCATATCCGGATTGTACTTATAGTATCCCGACAACATGTGCCGATGAAGCTTTTTGTGATTATGGGAAATCATTTTGTGGAGTTTATGATAACACGGTTCGTAATGGCAAGAAAGGTTACGTAAAATTCAAAGCATCCGGAAAAAATGCTTCTTTCAGAGTTTGGATAAAAAATGCAGGAGCAGACAGAGACTTGGGAGGTTATTTGCCAATCGAGCTTTATGTCAGTATTTATCGTTCAGATTGTATCAGTGCGGGATCTCAACCATTGGAAACGTATACTTTACCCTATAATCTAAATTCTATTCCAGATACAAATTATTATGATATTAAGATTAATGATATTTTGGAAGAATGTCAATTATATACCATTAAACTTGAAGGCATTAATAATAGATGCTATTTTGAATATGCGATTACACAAACATCGGGAATCAACACAAAGGAAATTGTTGTAGATCCTCCATCTGCAAAAATATGTGCAGGAGATTCGGTTGATTTAAGTGTAACGCAAGGTTGTGGTCCATTTGTTTGGAGCCCATCTACAGGGTTAAATACTACATCGGGTGCTCATGTTGTAGCTTCACCTACCGTAACAACGCTATATAAAGTATCATCTACCGGTGTATGTTCCAAAACGAAAGATGTTTTGGTAGAAGTCGTTCCGAAACCTATTGCCAATGCAGGTGCAGATCAGACGAAATGTTCAAATATTTTTCAGATGAATGCCAGTGTACCCGCATCGGGAGAAAATGGATTTTGGCAAATTATCTCCGGGAATGTATCGCCTAATGTTTCTTCAGATCCAAAACAAATTTTTGTCTTAAGTTCTCAAACAGCAACATTGCGTTGGACTGTTTCAAACGGTATTTGCACTGTTTCTGATGATGTGAAATTAGTGAATACATTACCGTCAAATATAAATCTTAGCTTTAGTTACGAATCTCCTGTTTGTATTAAAAAATATAATTTTTTATCACCGCAATTACCAGCAAATTTTTCGGCAGGCGGTACTTTTTCATCAACTTCCGGGTTAGTGGTCAATCCATTAACGGGAGTGATTAATTTGACTCAGTCATCGCCCGGAAATTACATCGTAAAGTATAATAAATATGTAAATCCAACATGCGGAATTGTTGATTATGGCGCTTTTGTTGAAATAAAGCACTACACAAATCCCATACTTAATTTTAACTTTCCAACTACAATTTGTAATGATGTGATTTCTGTTTTGCCTACGCTACCTACTGGTTTTCAGTTGGGGGGAACATTTTCTTCTTCGAGCTCGAATTTATCTATTGATGCAACAACCGGAATGATAGATGTTGCAAACAGCCAAAATGGGGTGTATACAATTACTTACCATTATCCTGGATCTTTGGTTGACTGTATTGCACCAAATACGTATTCACAACAAGTAGCTATATGGTCAAAGCCACAATACTTTCAAAATTTGGATGTTTTCAGCTGTAATATCTCTGGAACGGGAATCGGAAGCTTTGATTTATTATCAACAAAAGCATCATTAACTACAGAAACCAATGCAACTGTAACCTTTTTTGAGACTTTACAAGATGCGGAAATGAATCAGAACCCAATTACTAATACAAGTTCTTATCCCAATGAAGTTCCTGATCATGACATCATATTTGCAAGAATTTCCGTTCCCAACAAATGCACAGTATATGCAACACTGGATTTGTATGTTCGAGAAAATGTATATTCAGATACTTTGGGTGAAGGTCCTTATTATGTTTGTGGTGGAACTATATTAGAATTGGATGCAGGCGAAGGTTTTTATAGTTATGAATGGTCGCCCACAAATGAAACTACCCAAAAAATTAAAGTTAATACTCCTGGTGAATATTGCGTCAAACTCACTTCAACTGAGGGTTGTTCGTTTGTGCAATGTGTTTTAGTTAAGGAAGCAAATTTGCTGGAGTTTGAAGTAGAAATTACTTCCAACCACTTAGTAGTGCATGTGACATCGGGAAATGCTCCCTTTGAATATTCTTTGGATGGGATTACATGGCAGAATGAAAATCAATTTCCTTATTCAAAAGGCGATACGATTACTATTTTTGTAAGGGAAAAGAGCAAACAAGGTTGCGTAGCGTCGAAAACAATCCATATTCCCTTTATTCCGAATGCGATAACTCCCAATGGTGATGGAATAAATGATTTTTGGGATTTAAGTACATTAAGTTTTTATTCAGGAACCATCAAGGTGAAACTATTTGATCAATATGGAACGTTAGTAAAGGAATTAACCATTAATGATGGGAAAAACCTTGCAAATATTGAAATCAAATTACCTACTGGATCATACTGGTATCTTATTGAAATTCCTAATTTTGCTTTACTTAAAGGTTGGTTACTGGTTAAAAATAGATGA
- a CDS encoding urocanate hydratase — protein MTFQEQIKQGIPTELPKPKPFEPQINHAPKRKEILNEEEKKLALRNALRYFEPKFHSELIEEFKKELEDYGRIYMYRFRPDYEMKARPISEYPGKSEQAKAIMLMIQNNLDYAVAQHPHELITYGGNGAVFSNWAQYLLTMKYLSEMSDEQTLVMYSGHPMGLFPSHKDAPRVVVTNGMVIPNYSKPDDWEKFNALGVSQYGQMTAGSYMYIGPQGIVHGTTITVLNAFRKIGKSPKGGLFVTSGLGGMSGAQPKAGNIAGCITICAEVNPKITKIRHEQKWIDEIHENLNELVERVRNAQQNQETVSLAYLGNVVEVWEKFAEAGLKIDIGSDQTSLHNPWAGGYYPLGQSFEESNKMMAENPELFKEKVQESLRKHAAAINKHTANGTYFFDYGNAFLLEASRAGADVLAENPALGREFRYPSYVQDIMGPMCFDYGFGPFRWVCTSGKPEDLQKTDDIATSVLNEIMKNSPEEIQQQMADNIQWIKGAQENHLVVGSQARILYADAEGRMKIAEAFNKAIKNGEIGPVVLGRDHHDVSGTDSPYRETSNVYDGSRFTADMAIHNVIGDSFRGATWVSIHNGGGVGWGEVINGGFGMLLDGSDDADRRLKSMLFWDVNNGISRRSWARNEGAIFAIKRAMEVEPNLKVTLPNLVDETLLSAIERENS, from the coding sequence ATGACCTTTCAAGAACAGATTAAGCAGGGAATCCCAACCGAATTACCAAAACCAAAACCTTTTGAACCTCAAATCAATCACGCTCCGAAACGTAAGGAAATTCTTAATGAAGAAGAAAAGAAACTCGCTCTGAGAAATGCCTTGCGCTATTTCGAGCCGAAATTTCATTCGGAACTGATTGAAGAATTCAAAAAAGAACTTGAGGATTACGGAAGAATCTATATGTACCGTTTTCGTCCCGATTATGAGATGAAAGCAAGACCGATTTCTGAATATCCTGGAAAATCTGAACAGGCAAAAGCGATTATGCTGATGATTCAGAACAATCTCGATTATGCAGTCGCTCAACATCCCCACGAACTGATTACTTACGGCGGAAATGGTGCGGTTTTCAGCAATTGGGCACAATATCTTCTGACGATGAAATATTTGTCGGAAATGTCGGATGAACAGACATTAGTAATGTATTCCGGTCATCCGATGGGATTGTTTCCTTCGCATAAAGACGCGCCAAGAGTTGTGGTGACGAACGGAATGGTGATTCCAAATTATTCAAAACCTGATGATTGGGAAAAATTCAATGCGTTGGGTGTTTCACAATATGGACAAATGACGGCGGGAAGTTATATGTACATCGGTCCGCAAGGAATTGTGCACGGAACGACGATTACGGTGCTGAATGCGTTCAGAAAAATTGGAAAATCTCCAAAAGGTGGTTTGTTTGTAACTTCAGGTTTGGGCGGAATGAGTGGAGCACAGCCAAAAGCCGGAAATATTGCAGGTTGCATCACAATTTGCGCTGAAGTAAATCCAAAAATCACCAAAATCCGCCACGAACAGAAATGGATTGATGAAATTCACGAAAACCTTAATGAATTAGTTGAAAGAGTAAGAAATGCACAACAAAATCAGGAAACGGTTTCTCTCGCTTATCTTGGAAATGTAGTGGAAGTTTGGGAAAAATTTGCTGAAGCCGGTTTGAAGATTGATATTGGTTCCGATCAGACTTCTCTTCACAATCCTTGGGCAGGAGGTTATTATCCGCTTGGACAAAGTTTTGAAGAATCTAACAAAATGATGGCGGAAAATCCTGAATTATTCAAAGAAAAAGTTCAGGAAAGTTTAAGAAAACATGCTGCAGCAATCAATAAACACACAGCCAACGGAACTTATTTTTTTGATTACGGAAATGCATTTTTGTTGGAAGCAAGCAGAGCAGGAGCCGATGTATTGGCGGAAAATCCGGCTTTGGGACGCGAATTCAGGTATCCAAGTTATGTTCAGGATATTATGGGACCGATGTGTTTTGATTATGGTTTCGGTCCGTTCCGATGGGTTTGCACCAGTGGAAAACCTGAGGATTTGCAGAAAACGGATGATATTGCGACTTCAGTATTAAATGAAATAATGAAAAATTCTCCTGAAGAAATCCAACAACAAATGGCGGATAATATTCAGTGGATTAAAGGTGCGCAGGAAAATCATTTAGTAGTCGGAAGTCAGGCGAGAATCCTTTATGCCGATGCAGAAGGAAGAATGAAAATCGCTGAAGCTTTCAACAAAGCCATTAAAAATGGAGAAATTGGACCTGTAGTTTTAGGTCGGGATCATCACGATGTTTCAGGAACAGATTCGCCTTACCGTGAAACTTCCAATGTTTACGACGGTTCAAGATTTACCGCAGATATGGCGATTCACAACGTCATTGGCGATTCTTTTCGCGGAGCAACCTGGGTTTCCATTCACAACGGAGGTGGCGTTGGTTGGGGCGAAGTGATCAACGGCGGTTTCGGAATGCTGCTTGATGGAAGTGATGATGCCGACAGAAGATTAAAATCCATGCTTTTTTGGGATGTAAACAACGGAATCTCACGAAGAAGCTGGGCAAGAAATGAAGGCGCGATTTTCGCGATAAAACGCGCGATGGAAGTAGAACCGAACCTAAAAGTGACGCTGCCGAATTTGGTGGATGAAACTTTGCTTTCAGCCATCGAAAGGGAGAATAGTTAA